One stretch of Chryseobacterium fluminis DNA includes these proteins:
- a CDS encoding ABC transporter ATP-binding protein produces the protein MALQINQLTKKFGEQTALNNINISIDKNEIIGLLGPNGAGKSTLMKSIVGALKIDEGEIIFNGRSIAESEIDAKKKIGFLPENNPLYLEMYVREYLHFVANIHNIPFSRVDEVIELVGITPEKSKKISQLSKGYKQRVGLAQAIIHQPDLLILDEPTNGLDPNQILEIRNVVKQIGQQKTVLLSTHIMQEVEALCSRVILIHKGNILRDCPIDEFKGKFESLEEAFAAYTQTQPV, from the coding sequence ATGGCTCTTCAAATAAATCAGCTCACAAAAAAGTTCGGTGAACAGACCGCTCTTAACAATATCAATATTTCTATAGACAAAAATGAAATTATAGGTCTTCTGGGTCCGAACGGCGCTGGGAAGTCTACGCTGATGAAATCTATTGTCGGTGCTTTAAAAATTGATGAAGGTGAGATCATTTTTAACGGCAGAAGCATTGCTGAAAGCGAAATTGATGCTAAGAAAAAAATAGGTTTCCTTCCGGAAAACAATCCGCTTTACCTGGAAATGTACGTGAGAGAGTATCTGCATTTTGTAGCCAATATTCATAATATTCCCTTTTCCAGAGTCGATGAGGTAATAGAGCTGGTCGGCATTACCCCGGAAAAATCAAAAAAAATAAGTCAGCTTTCGAAAGGATATAAGCAGAGGGTAGGTTTGGCCCAGGCTATTATCCATCAGCCGGATCTTTTAATACTGGACGAGCCTACCAACGGGCTGGATCCTAATCAGATCCTTGAGATAAGAAATGTAGTAAAACAAATCGGACAGCAAAAGACCGTTCTGCTCTCAACCCATATTATGCAGGAGGTAGAGGCACTGTGCTCGCGTGTTATTCTTATTCATAAGGGGAATATACTCCGCGATTGTCCGATCGATGAGTTTAAAGGTAAGTTTGAAAGTCTGGAAGAAGCTTTTGCCGCATATACCCAGACTCAGCCTGTTTAA
- the fucP gene encoding L-fucose:H+ symporter permease, protein MNDTRTGNPISTPLKKKSFSLPLILITSLFFFWGFIHNLDPILIKHLRSAFQLSHFQASLVDSAVFAAYFLLAIPAGLIIQKYGYKTGILVGLFFFAAGCFMFVPAANTVSYPFFLGALFVLSCGLAVLETAANPYITILGDPEKAPQRLNFAQSFNGLAASVAPIIGGVFILGEEPKTQDELSRLTQTAKLAYIQAETSLVKGPYIILGLIILLVMFLFLFVKLPEVKEGTEKSTKNFLQVLRLKNVGWGVLAQFFYIGAQIYVFSFLLVFAEDAIQMKGQDAKYYAGMAGFLFMIGRFAGTFLMKYIVPQKLLAIYSVISIILSIWVIIGSGVSTLYALVTLTFFMSIMFPTIFALGIDGAGSETKSASSLLIMSIVGGAIIPPLASKITDISGNIHFSYVVPLICFVIVLLFSLRFKLR, encoded by the coding sequence ATGAATGATACCCGAACAGGAAACCCTATTTCTACACCCTTAAAAAAGAAAAGCTTCAGCCTTCCGCTTATTCTTATCACCAGTCTGTTTTTCTTTTGGGGATTTATCCATAATTTGGATCCCATTCTTATTAAACACCTGCGAAGTGCCTTTCAACTGAGCCATTTTCAGGCTTCCTTAGTAGATTCAGCTGTATTTGCTGCATATTTTTTATTGGCTATACCGGCAGGACTAATTATTCAGAAATATGGGTATAAGACCGGAATTCTGGTAGGACTGTTCTTTTTTGCCGCCGGATGTTTTATGTTTGTTCCAGCTGCCAATACAGTAAGTTATCCTTTTTTCCTGGGAGCGCTTTTTGTGCTGTCATGCGGCCTGGCGGTTTTAGAAACAGCAGCCAATCCTTATATCACGATTTTAGGCGACCCTGAAAAGGCACCTCAAAGATTAAATTTTGCACAGTCTTTCAATGGTTTGGCCGCATCTGTGGCGCCTATTATCGGCGGTGTGTTTATTCTGGGTGAAGAGCCTAAAACACAGGACGAGCTTTCCCGACTTACCCAAACTGCCAAATTAGCCTATATTCAGGCTGAAACGTCATTGGTAAAAGGACCTTATATCATACTGGGACTGATTATTCTGCTGGTGATGTTCCTGTTTTTATTCGTAAAACTGCCGGAAGTGAAAGAAGGCACAGAAAAGTCAACAAAGAACTTCCTTCAGGTTTTAAGACTGAAAAATGTCGGATGGGGTGTTCTCGCCCAGTTTTTTTATATCGGGGCACAAATCTATGTATTCAGTTTTCTGCTGGTTTTTGCCGAAGACGCCATTCAGATGAAAGGTCAGGATGCTAAATATTATGCGGGAATGGCCGGATTTTTATTTATGATCGGGCGCTTTGCCGGAACTTTTCTGATGAAATATATCGTTCCTCAGAAATTGCTGGCGATCTATAGCGTCATCAGTATTATTCTCAGTATTTGGGTGATTATCGGATCAGGGGTTTCAACCTTGTATGCACTTGTGACGCTTACTTTCTTTATGTCGATCATGTTTCCTACGATTTTTGCTTTAGGAATTGACGGGGCAGGATCAGAAACAAAATCAGCCTCCAGTCTACTGATTATGTCGATTGTTGGAGGGGCAATCATCCCCCCTTTAGCCAGTAAGATCACAGATATTTCAGGAAATATTCATTTCTCATATGTGGTTCCGTTGATCTGTTTTGTCATTGTGCTTCTGTTTTCATTAAGGTTTAAACTCAGGTAG
- a CDS encoding PH domain-containing protein, with translation MFKKLAAEALGLGDIGKIIPAQDYDKVDSDDYIMSEDQEKIFFLIKSKRDEYCFTNRALIHIDGASALDRKRVLKRYEYYQFPFSNIALQTAGTIDLDVEISFNIGNVPLMISVAKGQIDQLKDLYKALLAIQQEVHHNHSLLNFANDSLQKAVATVASGKQENVSKSQELRTINEYIFAWNTTSFDKYNQKDFSRIFEKYINN, from the coding sequence ATGTTTAAAAAATTAGCTGCAGAAGCATTAGGTCTTGGAGATATCGGTAAAATCATTCCTGCTCAGGATTATGATAAAGTAGACTCGGATGATTATATCATGTCGGAAGATCAGGAGAAAATCTTTTTCCTGATCAAATCTAAAAGAGATGAATACTGCTTTACAAACAGAGCTCTGATTCATATTGACGGGGCAAGTGCTCTGGATAGAAAAAGAGTATTGAAAAGATACGAATATTACCAGTTTCCTTTTTCGAATATTGCTTTACAAACTGCAGGGACTATTGATTTGGATGTTGAAATTTCTTTTAATATCGGAAATGTTCCGTTGATGATCAGTGTGGCAAAAGGTCAGATTGATCAGTTAAAAGATCTGTATAAAGCACTTCTGGCGATCCAGCAGGAAGTACATCACAATCATTCACTGCTGAACTTTGCCAATGACAGCCTGCAGAAAGCAGTAGCAACTGTGGCATCAGGAAAGCAGGAGAATGTTTCGAAAAGTCAGGAATTAAGAACGATCAATGAATATATTTTTGCATGGAATACCACCAGCTTTGATAAATATAATCAGAAAGATTTTTCAAGAATTTTTGAAAAGTATATTAATAACTAA
- a CDS encoding RagB/SusD family nutrient uptake outer membrane protein, with product MKTTYNKNTNLFPGYFKTFGKALLWGTLTFATLSCEKDLMLEPENNITQTSFYTTELQISQAVSGVYSAMVNASSRGGFDVNFYLLASEVRSNNFNAISQNGNRDYYAINRFQDTSSTEEVEILWEDAYQLISYANTILARIDAVPFADQATKEQYRSETRFLRAYAYFELMRNFGKVPLVDHPVTPEEAVSIPRTDLATLYEFVTSEIEASVAGLKNAYDAKNKGRVTKSAAHAMLGRIYLTGSGFPLNNGSYLQKAKSHLNTVIQGEGQYVTFAANYADLFKSANDNKYHIFEIQHISGGLSQGSYLPSYVSPTFGVNDPLYNPQGSLYSAAELGVSQSLINSYETGDLRRPLTVKTQFIAQNGQVDYANYFVKFREPGVVLTNRYDWPINFPVIRYEDVLLMYAEVLNNEGNTSAAVPYVNRIRQRAGLAPLSTSMTAGDFTTALRKERRVEFAGEGVYWHDLVRWNIAVAVINQAAADLNYNFTITTNDYLYQIPLSQIQVAGYEQNP from the coding sequence ATGAAAACAACATACAATAAAAATACAAATCTCTTTCCTGGATATTTTAAAACCTTTGGAAAAGCATTACTATGGGGAACTTTAACATTCGCAACGCTGAGCTGTGAAAAAGATCTGATGCTGGAGCCCGAAAATAATATTACCCAGACTTCTTTTTATACGACCGAGCTGCAGATCAGCCAGGCCGTATCAGGAGTGTATTCAGCAATGGTGAATGCCTCTTCCAGAGGAGGTTTTGATGTCAATTTTTATCTGCTGGCATCAGAAGTCCGTTCCAATAATTTTAATGCGATTTCACAGAACGGAAACAGGGATTATTATGCCATCAACCGTTTTCAGGATACTTCATCAACAGAAGAGGTGGAAATCCTCTGGGAAGATGCCTATCAGCTGATTTCCTATGCCAATACCATTCTGGCAAGGATAGATGCCGTTCCTTTTGCAGATCAGGCGACAAAGGAACAGTACCGCTCCGAAACGCGTTTTTTAAGAGCGTATGCTTATTTCGAACTGATGCGGAATTTTGGAAAAGTTCCGCTTGTAGATCATCCTGTGACTCCCGAAGAGGCGGTTTCCATTCCCAGGACAGACTTAGCCACACTGTATGAATTTGTAACTTCAGAAATTGAAGCTTCTGTCGCAGGTTTAAAAAACGCCTATGATGCCAAAAATAAAGGAAGAGTTACGAAATCGGCTGCCCATGCGATGTTGGGGAGAATATACCTGACCGGAAGCGGATTTCCCTTAAATAACGGCTCTTATCTGCAAAAAGCAAAAAGCCATTTAAACACCGTTATTCAGGGAGAAGGTCAGTACGTTACTTTTGCTGCCAATTATGCAGACCTGTTTAAGAGTGCCAATGATAATAAATACCATATTTTTGAGATCCAGCATATCAGCGGAGGCTTATCCCAGGGTTCTTATCTGCCGAGTTACGTTTCACCCACTTTTGGTGTTAATGACCCTCTGTACAACCCGCAGGGCAGTTTATACAGTGCCGCGGAATTAGGAGTCTCGCAATCTTTGATCAATTCTTATGAGACAGGAGACCTGAGGCGTCCTTTAACGGTAAAAACCCAGTTTATCGCACAAAACGGACAGGTAGATTATGCCAATTATTTTGTGAAATTCCGGGAGCCGGGTGTCGTATTGACGAACCGTTATGACTGGCCAATTAATTTCCCGGTGATCCGGTATGAAGATGTGCTTCTCATGTATGCAGAAGTCTTGAATAATGAGGGCAATACTTCTGCTGCAGTTCCGTATGTGAACAGGATCCGTCAAAGAGCGGGATTGGCTCCACTTTCGACATCGATGACCGCAGGCGACTTTACCACCGCCCTTCGTAAAGAAAGAAGAGTGGAATTTGCCGGAGAGGGAGTTTACTGGCACGATTTGGTACGTTGGAATATTGCCGTAGCGGTCATTAATCAGGCTGCAGCAGATTTAAACTACAATTTTACGATCACCACGAATGATTATCTGTATCAGATTCCTTTATCCCAAATTCAGGTAGCAGGATATGAGCAAAATCCGTAA
- the lpdA gene encoding dihydrolipoyl dehydrogenase — MNYDIIVIGSGPGGYVTAIRAAQLGFKTAIIEKENLGGICLNWGCIPTKALLKSAQVFHYINHAEDYGLNKVEAGFEFPNVIQRSRGVANKMSKGIEFLMKKNKIDVILGTAKVQKGKKVSVTDKEGKVTEYTGTNIIIATGARSRELPNLPQDGKKVIGYRQALSLPEQPKSMIVVGSGAIGVEFADFYNTMGTKVTVVEFMPNIVPVEDEEISKHLEKSLKKTGIEIMTNASVESVDTSGEGVKATVKTAKGNITLEADILLSAVGIAANIENIGLEEVGIQTDKGRVLVNEWYETSVPGYYAIGDIIPTQALAHVASAEGITCVEKIKGMHVEKIDYGNIPGCTYCHPEVASVGLTEKQAKEKGYEIKVGKFPLSASGKATANGNTDGFIKVIFDAKYGEWLGCHMIGEGVTDMVAEAVVARKLETTGHEIIKSIHPHPTVSEAIMEAAAAAYGEVIHI, encoded by the coding sequence ATGAACTACGATATTATTGTCATCGGAAGTGGTCCTGGTGGATATGTTACCGCAATCAGAGCAGCACAGTTGGGTTTTAAAACTGCCATTATCGAGAAAGAAAACTTAGGAGGAATCTGCCTTAACTGGGGATGTATTCCAACCAAAGCTTTGTTGAAGTCTGCTCAGGTATTTCATTATATCAACCACGCTGAAGATTATGGTTTGAATAAAGTGGAAGCTGGTTTCGAGTTTCCGAACGTAATCCAGAGAAGTCGCGGAGTTGCTAATAAAATGAGCAAAGGGATAGAGTTCTTAATGAAAAAGAACAAGATCGATGTGATTTTGGGTACTGCGAAAGTTCAGAAAGGTAAAAAAGTTTCTGTTACTGATAAAGAAGGTAAAGTAACTGAATATACAGGAACTAACATCATTATTGCTACAGGCGCACGTTCTAGAGAATTACCAAACCTGCCTCAGGATGGTAAAAAAGTAATCGGATACAGACAGGCATTATCTCTTCCTGAGCAGCCGAAATCTATGATTGTCGTAGGTTCCGGGGCCATCGGGGTAGAATTCGCTGATTTTTATAACACAATGGGTACCAAAGTTACGGTTGTTGAATTTATGCCAAACATCGTTCCCGTAGAAGACGAAGAAATTTCCAAACACCTGGAAAAATCTTTGAAAAAGACAGGAATCGAGATTATGACTAATGCTTCTGTAGAAAGCGTGGATACAAGCGGCGAAGGCGTGAAAGCTACCGTAAAGACAGCGAAAGGAAACATTACGCTTGAAGCGGATATCTTATTGTCTGCTGTAGGTATTGCAGCAAATATCGAGAATATCGGTTTAGAAGAAGTGGGAATCCAGACAGATAAAGGAAGAGTATTGGTAAACGAATGGTACGAAACTTCAGTACCAGGTTACTATGCCATCGGAGATATCATCCCGACTCAGGCTTTGGCACACGTGGCTTCTGCTGAAGGAATCACCTGCGTTGAGAAAATCAAAGGAATGCACGTTGAGAAAATCGATTACGGCAATATTCCGGGTTGTACCTACTGCCATCCTGAAGTAGCTTCCGTAGGTCTTACCGAAAAGCAGGCTAAAGAAAAAGGATACGAAATCAAAGTAGGTAAATTTCCTCTTTCTGCAAGTGGAAAAGCAACAGCCAACGGAAATACGGACGGATTCATTAAAGTGATTTTCGATGCTAAATATGGTGAATGGTTAGGTTGTCACATGATCGGTGAAGGAGTTACGGATATGGTTGCGGAAGCAGTTGTAGCCAGAAAACTGGAAACGACAGGTCATGAGATCATTAAATCCATCCACCCGCACCCGACTGTTTCTGAAGCGATCATGGAGGCTGCCGCTGCTGCGTACGGAGAAGTGATTCATATTTAA
- a CDS encoding SusC/RagA family TonB-linked outer membrane protein, producing the protein MKNSILTLGLLIGAAGFVFGQEKQISGVVLGQDAKPVQNAVVKLNNTSQEVTTNSDGSFSIPLTESISKPELAISHEGYLSRKVDVSDQENVKITLQPDPNDKVKSIDEVVIIAYGTQKRGEVTGAVGRVDPESFKNRPIARADQALTGQIAGVKTRSTTGKPGEPLEIRVRGTASISASNSPVYVVDGMVVDDLGNISSDDIQSIEVLKDAASTAMYGSRGSNGVVIVTTKKGTSGKPSFSFSQYYGVQTIEKKLDIMTSAEWIDYASEAIDKRWVALAPGNSASDSYAVRANYFNLANTTDYNLANINYMKDPRWGTGQVAYIDWQDAFYRPAPIQNYQLAVRGGNKNVKYLISGAYFDQEGLAINTGFSRFNLSAVIDVNISDKWKAGITLRPSYSQSYGATVDGKDNLAHKMLSMVPVAELNAGLYTNFGNNTRYRWAGSTQSPVGVMEQTTNDTNEFRLFSSLYMSYDILPDLNFKISGGATNNFNLNNGYTPTFDLITNIPGQVSIASRRTVNYNRYLGEALLSYKKSFGDHNINAIAGYSAENYRTTSQYNRNKGFPNDDLKTFNFTQSASVLNSEYTASEWMLISMFGRVNYDYKKKYMLSASIRRDGSSRFGWNNLWGTFAAFGTAWKADEENFLKEAKWLNNLKFRYSWGENGNNSIGDYRAFGTLAGGNYSFGGNLSNGLIPNTIANQDLTWEKTQSSDFGFELGLFNRIDFTADYYIKKTKDLLLELPIPSVTGYTTMWKNVGSVQNTGLELELSTKNLTGAFKWNTSANISFNNNKVLQLGSDNAPIYTGFSSSTNIIKVGEELNSFYLYEAIGVLSSADISNAGVAKTNGAIAGDVKYRDANGDGVIDEKDRHIIGGPTPDYYWGFTNTFSYKGFDLSVFFQGQKGGYSYALLGRAIDRTGMGTTTNVMGNWANRWRSDDNPGDGKTPRLDGTTGSLLDTRWLYDATYIQLKNVTLGYSFPKDLVSKLQISNLRIYFSLENVWRNDHYYGGYNPESVQSDGTDYGAYPNAKVCMMGLNFNF; encoded by the coding sequence ATGAAGAATTCTATATTAACGTTAGGTCTCTTAATAGGTGCAGCGGGATTTGTTTTCGGACAGGAAAAACAAATATCCGGAGTAGTCTTAGGCCAGGATGCTAAGCCTGTTCAGAATGCTGTCGTGAAGCTGAATAATACTTCCCAGGAGGTAACTACCAATTCTGATGGAAGCTTCAGTATCCCGCTTACCGAAAGCATCAGTAAACCGGAGCTTGCCATTTCTCATGAAGGCTATCTCAGCAGAAAGGTAGATGTCTCGGATCAGGAAAATGTGAAAATTACGCTGCAGCCTGATCCCAATGATAAAGTAAAAAGCATCGATGAGGTCGTTATTATTGCCTACGGGACACAAAAAAGAGGAGAAGTTACCGGCGCAGTGGGAAGAGTAGATCCTGAAAGTTTTAAAAACCGTCCCATTGCCAGAGCTGACCAGGCATTAACGGGGCAGATTGCAGGGGTGAAAACACGTTCTACTACCGGAAAACCGGGAGAACCGTTAGAAATCAGAGTTCGTGGGACAGCTTCGATATCAGCCAGCAATTCTCCGGTTTATGTAGTAGACGGAATGGTGGTTGATGATCTGGGGAATATTTCATCCGATGATATCCAGTCTATTGAGGTTTTAAAAGATGCTGCTTCTACAGCCATGTATGGATCCAGAGGTTCAAATGGTGTGGTCATCGTGACAACAAAAAAAGGAACCTCGGGAAAACCGTCCTTTAGTTTTTCTCAGTACTACGGTGTGCAGACTATTGAAAAAAAGCTTGACATCATGACCAGTGCAGAATGGATCGATTATGCTTCTGAAGCGATTGATAAAAGATGGGTTGCCCTGGCACCGGGAAATTCCGCATCAGATAGTTATGCTGTGAGGGCAAATTATTTCAATCTCGCCAATACCACCGACTATAATCTTGCGAATATCAATTATATGAAGGATCCCAGATGGGGGACCGGCCAGGTCGCTTATATCGACTGGCAGGATGCATTTTACCGTCCGGCCCCCATTCAGAATTATCAGTTAGCCGTCCGCGGTGGAAATAAAAACGTGAAATACCTGATTTCCGGAGCTTATTTTGATCAGGAAGGCCTGGCCATTAATACAGGTTTTAGCCGGTTCAATCTGAGTGCAGTGATTGATGTGAATATCTCAGATAAATGGAAAGCGGGGATCACATTGCGCCCGAGCTATTCACAGAGTTATGGGGCTACTGTGGACGGAAAAGATAATCTAGCTCATAAAATGCTTTCTATGGTTCCTGTAGCAGAACTTAATGCCGGGCTTTATACCAATTTCGGAAACAACACCCGGTACAGGTGGGCCGGTTCCACGCAGAGCCCTGTCGGAGTGATGGAACAGACTACAAATGATACAAATGAATTCAGACTGTTCTCCAGCCTCTATATGTCTTATGACATTTTACCTGATCTGAATTTTAAAATTTCCGGCGGGGCCACAAATAATTTTAACCTTAACAACGGATATACTCCTACTTTCGACCTGATCACCAATATACCCGGACAGGTAAGTATTGCCAGCCGCAGAACCGTAAATTATAACCGGTATCTGGGAGAGGCTCTGCTGTCGTATAAAAAGTCTTTTGGTGACCATAATATCAATGCGATTGCAGGGTACAGTGCAGAAAACTACCGGACAACCTCACAGTACAACCGAAACAAGGGTTTTCCGAATGATGATTTAAAAACATTCAATTTCACCCAATCGGCATCTGTGCTCAATTCAGAATATACCGCTTCAGAATGGATGCTGATCTCGATGTTTGGCCGTGTTAATTACGATTATAAGAAAAAGTATATGCTGTCGGCAAGCATTCGCCGGGACGGATCCTCCAGGTTTGGCTGGAACAATCTGTGGGGAACGTTTGCCGCTTTCGGAACAGCCTGGAAAGCAGATGAAGAAAATTTTCTGAAAGAGGCGAAATGGCTGAATAATCTGAAATTCCGATACAGCTGGGGAGAAAACGGGAACAATTCGATCGGTGATTACAGAGCATTCGGAACACTGGCGGGTGGAAACTATTCTTTTGGAGGAAACTTATCGAACGGTTTGATTCCCAACACCATTGCCAACCAGGATCTGACATGGGAAAAAACGCAGTCATCGGATTTTGGTTTTGAACTGGGACTTTTTAACCGGATTGACTTCACAGCAGACTACTACATCAAAAAAACGAAAGATCTACTCCTGGAGCTGCCGATCCCTTCGGTAACGGGCTACACTACCATGTGGAAAAATGTAGGCTCCGTGCAGAATACAGGGTTGGAACTGGAATTAAGCACCAAAAATTTAACAGGAGCGTTCAAGTGGAACACCTCAGCTAATATCTCATTCAATAATAATAAAGTGCTGCAGTTGGGAAGTGATAATGCTCCCATTTACACAGGTTTCAGCAGCAGTACCAATATTATAAAAGTAGGGGAAGAACTGAACTCCTTTTATCTTTATGAAGCCATTGGGGTATTGTCATCAGCAGACATCAGCAATGCCGGTGTGGCTAAAACAAACGGGGCGATCGCAGGCGATGTCAAATACCGAGATGCCAATGGAGATGGAGTGATCGATGAGAAAGACCGTCACATCATCGGAGGACCTACCCCGGATTATTACTGGGGATTTACCAATACATTTTCCTATAAAGGCTTCGATTTGTCAGTGTTTTTCCAGGGACAGAAAGGAGGATACAGCTATGCCTTACTAGGTCGTGCAATCGATCGCACGGGTATGGGTACTACCACCAACGTGATGGGAAACTGGGCCAACCGCTGGCGCTCCGACGACAATCCCGGAGATGGAAAAACGCCTAGGCTGGATGGCACCACGGGCAGTCTTCTGGATACAAGATGGCTGTATGACGCCACCTATATTCAGCTTAAGAATGTGACCTTAGGATACAGCTTTCCTAAAGACCTGGTAAGCAAACTGCAAATTTCCAATCTCAGAATTTATTTCAGTCTTGAAAATGTCTGGAGAAATGATCACTACTATGGCGGTTATAATCCGGAGTCTGTACAGTCGGACGGTACCGACTATGGCGCATATCCCAATGCAAAAGTATGTATGATGGGGCTAAACTTTAACTTCTAA
- a CDS encoding patatin-like phospholipase family protein, translated as MNFEKTGLVLSGGGTKGIAHAGVLKFLREKNINIDILSCCSAGSIVGCLYAVGKTPEEILEFFNSVYFFNWKHFAFNQPGLVSSLIFRNYLSPIFQGMKLGDLDKEVKIVATELVGGTEKIFDENFKVVDAIIASCSIPGITTPYIIGDEMYCDGGVLNNFPADIIRDKCDKLIGVFVSPPHEIKMDDLRTIKAVVSRSYDLLSYRIERIKFDYCDWFISSQALSSYGTFERRKDRLEEIFNIGYKAAKESFSESHFLTELKQSGT; from the coding sequence ATGAATTTTGAAAAAACAGGGCTTGTTTTATCAGGAGGCGGTACCAAAGGTATTGCCCACGCAGGAGTTTTAAAATTCCTGAGAGAGAAGAACATCAATATCGATATTTTGTCATGCTGCAGTGCGGGCTCTATTGTAGGTTGCCTCTATGCAGTCGGTAAGACTCCGGAGGAAATTCTGGAATTCTTTAATTCGGTTTATTTTTTCAATTGGAAACATTTTGCGTTCAACCAGCCGGGATTAGTTTCTTCACTGATCTTCAGAAACTATCTCAGCCCTATTTTTCAGGGGATGAAACTGGGAGACCTGGATAAAGAAGTGAAAATTGTAGCTACCGAACTGGTAGGAGGTACAGAGAAGATCTTTGATGAAAATTTCAAGGTAGTTGATGCCATCATTGCATCGTGCTCCATTCCCGGAATTACAACCCCTTATATTATTGGTGACGAAATGTACTGTGACGGAGGGGTTCTGAATAATTTTCCCGCAGATATTATCCGGGATAAATGCGATAAACTCATCGGTGTATTTGTTTCTCCCCCGCACGAGATTAAGATGGATGATCTCAGAACCATTAAGGCTGTTGTTTCCCGCTCTTATGATTTGTTATCTTACAGGATTGAGAGAATTAAGTTTGACTATTGTGATTGGTTTATCTCATCACAGGCCTTATCAAGTTACGGAACTTTTGAAAGACGGAAAGACCGGTTGGAAGAAATATTTAACATTGGCTACAAAGCTGCGAAAGAAAGCTTTTCCGAAAGTCATTTTTTAACGGAACTCAAGCAGTCCGGTACATAA